In Argiope bruennichi chromosome X1, qqArgBrue1.1, whole genome shotgun sequence, a single window of DNA contains:
- the LOC129959415 gene encoding uncharacterized protein LOC129959415 — MKTRDTYEVCLTWKSGYPELESNKELTTKRLMSITKNPIRSRHLSEYDDVFNEWIREGIIEIVDEDKNKGHYLNPHPVIKTGDTTTKIRLVFDASAKDSKGNCLNNYLEKGPNLLELVPKLLRQFRKNAIGITSDIKKAFLQFSLNPKDIDYFKFLWWKDFSRQEELIILRHCRVVFGASPSSFLTEATTAHHLENFPDVRKETARQLQKSFYVNNCITRN; from the coding sequence ATGAAGACAAGAGATACATATGAAGTATGTTTAACATGGAAAAGTGGATATCCAGAGTTAGAAAGCAACAAAGAATTAACCACTAAACGCTTGATGTCAATTACAAAAAATCCTATTCGATCACGACATTTAAGCGAATATGATGATGTGTTTAATGAATGGATTCGAGAGGGAATTATCGAAATTGTAGATGAAGATAAGAATAAAGGACACTATTTAAATCCTCATCCTGTAATAAAGACTGGAGATACAACTACAAAGATTCGCCTAGTTTTCGATGCCTCAGCAAAAGACTCTAAAGGAAATTGCTTGAACAATTATTTAGAAAAGGGtccaaatttattagaattagtaCCAAAATTGTTAAGGCAATTTCGTAAAAATGCTATTGGAATaacatcagatattaaaaaggcCTTCTTACAATTCAGCCTGAACCCAAaggatatagattattttaaatttttatggtgGAAAGATTTTTCAAGACAAGAAGAATTGATCATCCTGAGACATTGCCGAGTGGTATTTGGTGCTTCTCCTAGCTCATTTTTAACTGAGGCAACGACAGCTCATCATCTAGAGAATTTTCCAGATGTTAGGAAGGAAACAGCTCGTcaacttcaaaaatctttttatgtaaataattgcaTAACTAGAAACTAG